A region from the Lonchura striata isolate bLonStr1 chromosome 16, bLonStr1.mat, whole genome shotgun sequence genome encodes:
- the CCNF gene encoding cyclin-F — MKAGVVHCRCSRCFSFPSKRRVIKRPRVLTFLNLPEDVLFHILKGLPAADILSVRAVHSHLKYLVDNHSSVWAHASFQDLWPSPNHLRMFERAAESGNFEAAVKLSLAYLYNEGLSITGHGRAEVNGIKASHYFSLAEHLNVCAVPFIWLFIRPPWSFSGSCCKAVVYESLKAECQLDKAQKGSILHSLAKVLNFFEDEGKKKESLEMLEESSKQGCLISSYLLWENNRKAAMSDPGRYLQSLRKLRDYAAKGCWEAQIALAKACGTGNQLGLEAKSSREMVSQIFQASLPISKQSIFTVQKGMNEIMRYILVDWLVEVATMKDFSSLCLHMTVGCVDRYLTLRPVPRARLQLLGIACMVICTRFISKEMLTIREAVWLTDNSYKYEELVRMMGEIISALEGKIRIPTILDYKEVLSSIVLLERRTLHLYSFICELSLLNTSLSVYSPAQLAAAALLLAKMLHGQAHPWTTQLSECTGFSQEDLLPCVLSLHQKCFHDDAPKDYRQVSLMAVKQRFEDERYEEIGKEQVMSYSQLCSLLGVKQKDPEPSPLHRNVVEIQTFLSSPSGKRAKRRREDSIQDDRGSFVTTPTAELSSQEESLLDNFLDWSLDSCSGYEGDQESEGEREGDVTSPSGILDVTVLYLDPAEHCGQDSSDEDSLPGEWDGSGAPHGEGELPGAYLTPRNPNPEGSSGYSSVNTASPTSSVEGSPEAPPKPTSALPHGNSMNRELCQPHYLHRRQVKRKNMAEHTEERLNLAFLSL, encoded by the exons ATGAAGGCGGGCG TGGTTCACTGTAGATGTTCcagatgtttttctttcccttcaaagAGAAGGGTAATAAAACGGCCTCGAGTCCTGACATTCTTGAACCTCCCCGAGGATGTTCTGTTTCACATCCTGAAGGGCCTCCCTGCTGCAGACATCCTCTCAGTCAGAGCT GTGCACTCACATCTTAAATACCTTGTGGATAATCATTCCAGTGTTTGGGCACATGCAAGTTTCCAAGACCTGTGGCCATCTCCAAACCATCTGAGGATGTTTGAAAG GGCTGCTGAAAGTGGTAACTTTGAAGCTGCTGTGAAGTTGAGCTTGGCGTACCTGTACAATGAAGGCC TGTCCATCACGGGCCACGGACGTGCAGAAGTGAACGGAATAAAGGCATCTCACTACTTCAGCTTGGCAGAGCACCTGAATGTGTGTGCAGTCCCCTTTATCTGGCTGTTCATCCGTCCTCCCTGGTCCTTCTCTGGAAGCTGCTGTAAAGCTGTGGTCTATGAGAGTCTCAAGGCAGAGTGTCAGCTTGACAAG GCTCAGAAAGGATCTATTCTCCACAGCTTGGCAAAGGTTTTGAATTTCTTCGAG gatgaaggaaaaaagaaagaatcccTTGAAATGCTTGAAGAATCATCAAAACAGGGTTGTTTAATCAGCTCCTACCTCctctgggaaaacaacagaaaagctGCT ATGTCGGATCCTGGCAGATACCTCCAAAGTCTCAGGAAGCTACGAGACTACGCAGCCAAGGGCTGCTGGGAAGCACAG ATAGCTTTAGCCAAAGCTTGTGGGACTGGAAACCAACTAGGATTAGAAGCAAAATCTTCCAGGGAAATGGTTTCTCAAATCTTTCAAGCTTCCCTTCCTATCAGCAAGCAAAGCATCTTCACTGTGCAGAAAGGAATGAATGAAATAATGAG GTATATCCTGGTGGATTGGCTGGTGGAAGTGGCTACCATGAAGGACTTTTCTAGCCTGTGCCTTCACATGACAGTGGGATGTGTGGACCGTTATTTGACGCTGAGACCTGTGCCTCGTGCTCGGCTCCAGCTTTTGGGGATAGCCTGCATGGTCATTTGCACACG TTTCATCAGCAAAGAGATGCTGACGATACGGGAAGCTGTGTGGCTGACAGACAACTCCTACAAATATGAAGAGTTGGTCAGAATGATGGGTGAGATCATTTCTGCCTTAGAAGGAAAGATAAGG ATACCCACCATTTTGGACTACAAAGAAGTTCTGTCAAGCATTGTCTTGCTGGAGAGAAGAACTCTTCACCTTTACAGCTTCATCTGTGAGCTGTCCCTCCTGAACACGAGCCTCAGTGTGTattccccagcccagctggctgctgctgcactgctgctggccAAGATGCTGCATGGGCAAG CACACCCCTGGACCACCCAGCTGTCTGAGTGCACTGGTTTCTCTCAAGAAGACCTCTTGCCCTGCGTGCTGAGCCTCCACCAAAAGTG CTTCCATGATGATGCCCCAAAGGATTACAGGCAGGTGTCCCTAATGGCAGTAAAGCAGCGGTTTGAAGATGAGCGCTATGAAGAAATCGGCAAAGAACAG gTTATGAGTTACAGCCAGCTCTGTTCATTGTTGGGTGTGAAACAGAAGGACCCAGAGCCCAGTCCCTTGCACAGGAATGTAGTGGAAATTCAGACTTTCCTCAGCTCTCCCTCTGGAAAGAGAGCTAAAAG GAGAAGGGAAGACAGCATTCAGGATGACAGAGGCAGCTTTGTGACTAcacccacagcagagctgtcctCCCAGGAAGAAAGTCTGCTGGACAACTTCCTTGACTGGAGTTTAGATTCCTGCTCTGGGTATGAAGGTGATCAGGAAAGTGAAGGCGAGCGAGAAGGAGATG TGACCAGCCCCAGTGGGATCCTGGATGTGACAGTGCTGTACTTGGACCCTGCAGAGCACTGTGGCCAGGACTCCAGTGATGAGGACAGCCTGCCTGGGGAGTGGGATGGCTCTGGGGCACCCCATGGGGAGGGGGAGCTGCCAGGGGCATATCTCACCCCAAGGAATCCCAACCCAGAGGGGAGCTCGGGCTACTCTTCTGTCAACACTGCCAGTCCTACATCTTCTGTTGAAGGCAGCCCTGAAGCTCCTCCCAAACCTACCTCAGCACTGCCCCATGGCAATTCCATGaacagggagctgtgccagccccactACCTGCACAGGAGGCAAGTCAAGAGAAAAAACATGGCAGAACACACTGAAGAAAGGCTGAACTTGGCCTTCTTAAGTCTCTGA